From Aliarcobacter butzleri, the proteins below share one genomic window:
- a CDS encoding peptidylprolyl isomerase: MITWMQRHKKWLVITIWISTIAFVGAGFVGWGSYDYGKQGGVVAKIGDREVTVEEYQQEYSNLYSQYSRMFGDMFNNQIAEQLGLKDIAYNQVLQKNLFMAYGDSLGLDVTDEEIARELLKYEAFFKDGKFDKDTYLKVLNQNRLTPKHFEESLKRTLLLQKVQSLFEVNPTSWEVENISKLLFLEDDITIKILSSNDVKVTVDEEGLKKYWEDNKNSYMSEVTYDLEIKEIPFINSNSTEAEIKEQYEKFKIDYKHEDGKIKSLEEATPQIKTDLDDKFTKTEALKIYLKLKKDEEKFDKTLNILESKLPYSQENIAKIKEVKNGEVVKPFMENGKYIIVKVVKLNPSKVLDFEQAKAKATQDYEKVLRAQKLQEQAKAELKDFKGTDIAGVTRTSKIAGLSQEESTNFLNQLFFATTKEGVIGIGDKIVLYRINSSKIKDYDKTKDQAVKNAIMQLQETELMTNLLQKLENIFNIKSSIQTKE; encoded by the coding sequence ATGATAACTTGGATGCAAAGACACAAAAAGTGGTTAGTAATTACAATATGGATAAGTACAATTGCATTCGTTGGAGCTGGATTCGTTGGTTGGGGTTCTTACGATTATGGAAAACAAGGTGGAGTAGTAGCTAAAATTGGAGATAGAGAAGTTACTGTTGAAGAGTATCAACAAGAGTATTCAAATCTTTATTCACAATATTCAAGAATGTTTGGTGATATGTTTAACAACCAAATAGCTGAGCAATTAGGACTTAAAGATATAGCTTATAATCAAGTTTTACAAAAAAATCTATTTATGGCTTATGGTGATTCTTTAGGATTAGATGTTACAGATGAAGAAATAGCTCGTGAGTTATTAAAATATGAAGCTTTCTTTAAAGATGGAAAATTTGATAAAGATACGTATTTAAAAGTTTTAAATCAAAATAGATTAACACCAAAACATTTTGAAGAATCTCTAAAAAGAACACTTTTATTACAAAAAGTTCAATCTTTATTTGAAGTAAATCCAACTTCTTGGGAAGTTGAAAATATAAGTAAATTATTATTTTTAGAAGATGATATAACAATAAAAATTTTATCTTCAAACGATGTAAAAGTTACTGTTGATGAAGAAGGTTTAAAAAAATATTGGGAAGACAATAAAAACTCTTATATGTCAGAAGTTACTTATGATTTAGAGATAAAAGAGATTCCATTTATAAACTCAAATTCAACAGAAGCTGAAATAAAAGAACAATACGAAAAATTTAAAATTGATTATAAACATGAAGATGGAAAAATCAAATCTTTAGAAGAAGCGACACCACAAATCAAAACAGATTTAGATGATAAATTTACAAAAACTGAAGCTTTAAAAATTTATTTAAAACTTAAAAAAGATGAAGAAAAATTTGATAAAACTTTAAATATTTTAGAATCAAAACTTCCATATTCACAAGAAAATATTGCAAAAATAAAAGAAGTGAAAAATGGTGAAGTTGTAAAACCATTTATGGAAAATGGAAAATATATTATAGTAAAAGTTGTAAAATTAAATCCTTCAAAAGTTTTAGATTTTGAACAAGCAAAAGCAAAAGCAACACAAGATTATGAGAAAGTTTTAAGAGCACAAAAACTTCAAGAACAAGCAAAAGCTGAACTAAAAGATTTTAAAGGTACTGATATTGCAGGAGTTACTAGAACTTCAAAAATTGCAGGATTATCTCAAGAAGAATCAACAAACTTTTTAAACCAACTATTTTTTGCTACAACTAAAGAAGGAGTGATTGGAATAGGGGATAAAATAGTTTTATATAGAATAAATAGTTCAAAAATAAAAGATTATGATAAAACAAAAGATCAAGCAGTAAAAAATGCAATAATGCAACTTCAAGAAACAGAATTGATGACAAATTTATTACAAAAATTAGAAAATATTTTTAATATCAAATCTTCAATCCAGACAAAGGAGTAA
- the arsC gene encoding arsenate reductase (glutaredoxin) (This arsenate reductase requires both glutathione and glutaredoxin to convert arsenate to arsenite, after which the efflux transporter formed by ArsA and ArsB can extrude the arsenite from the cell, providing resistance.), producing MQDIQIWHNQSCSKSRNAMTLLEDKKIRADVRNYLENPPSKEELKEVLKKLNISAQELLRKNEDLYTTLNLKDESSEEKLIEIMVQNPILIERPIIIKGDVAVIARPIENLEELLK from the coding sequence ATGCAAGATATTCAAATTTGGCACAATCAAAGCTGTTCAAAATCAAGAAATGCTATGACTCTTTTAGAAGATAAAAAAATTAGAGCAGATGTTAGAAATTATTTAGAAAATCCACCTTCAAAAGAAGAATTAAAAGAAGTTTTAAAAAAGTTAAACATAAGCGCACAGGAACTTTTAAGAAAAAATGAAGATTTATATACGACTTTAAATCTAAAAGATGAAAGTAGCGAAGAAAAACTTATAGAAATTATGGTACAAAATCCTATTTTAATTGAAAGACCAATTATCATAAAAGGTGATGTTGCAGTTATTGCACGACCAATTGAAAATTTGGAAGAACTACTTAAATGA
- the ftsA gene encoding cell division protein FtsA, whose product MNDTFLTINIGSSAITAVIARPKYDADNNIDILGVGISESKGVNKGLIINIEDASKTIKDAILKAKESVAEAIGTTVVSISGNYTKGIKGSGAVNVPNGLVSEADINQAMQMALSNAIILPEYEVVHVIPQYFRIDEEEVDNPLNMNGNRLEVAVYIVTAKRNALINIKSALKISGIDDVKFALDSYVSSLAVLDEQQRKFGAVVINVGSTTTEFVYFKGNSIVYNGFIPAGSKNITNDLSVMLHTPNLSAEKIKIEYGSLTRDYSANNEVGATKVTLPRTDDEDSYTEVALDYIQTIIHARVEEILVLVKNRLKKSALLDNIGSGIVLTGGMSCLGGIKELTKKIFEGIPVSVSTPKNLPNNFKISFDETNMSTVVGLLMYSLGINRSYQLDSGKKLIRPVRKERVVEKVTIPNMNNTMNTTNREYIQTKQNNGTVLEPLVKDKKKGVSGLWNKLSEWF is encoded by the coding sequence ATGAATGATACTTTTTTAACAATAAATATTGGTTCATCTGCAATAACAGCAGTTATTGCAAGACCAAAATATGATGCAGATAATAATATAGATATTTTAGGAGTTGGTATTAGTGAAAGTAAAGGTGTTAATAAAGGTTTGATTATTAACATTGAAGATGCTTCAAAAACTATAAAAGATGCTATTTTAAAAGCAAAAGAGAGCGTAGCAGAAGCAATAGGAACAACAGTTGTATCAATTTCTGGAAATTATACAAAAGGGATAAAAGGAAGTGGTGCAGTTAATGTTCCAAATGGTTTAGTAAGTGAAGCAGATATAAACCAAGCTATGCAAATGGCTTTATCAAATGCAATAATTCTTCCAGAATATGAAGTTGTTCATGTAATTCCACAATATTTTAGAATTGATGAAGAAGAAGTTGATAATCCTTTAAATATGAATGGTAACAGACTTGAAGTAGCAGTTTATATAGTTACAGCAAAAAGAAATGCTTTGATTAATATCAAATCAGCACTAAAAATATCAGGGATTGATGATGTTAAATTTGCTTTAGATTCGTATGTTTCATCATTAGCAGTGCTTGATGAACAACAAAGAAAATTTGGAGCAGTTGTTATAAATGTTGGTTCAACAACAACAGAATTTGTATATTTTAAAGGGAATTCTATTGTTTATAATGGATTTATTCCTGCTGGTTCAAAAAATATTACAAATGATTTATCTGTTATGCTTCATACTCCAAATTTATCTGCAGAAAAGATAAAAATTGAATATGGTTCATTAACAAGAGATTATTCAGCAAATAATGAAGTTGGCGCTACAAAAGTAACACTTCCAAGAACTGATGATGAAGATAGTTATACAGAAGTTGCACTTGATTATATCCAAACAATAATTCATGCTAGAGTTGAAGAGATATTAGTTTTAGTAAAAAATAGATTGAAAAAAAGTGCTTTACTTGATAATATTGGTTCAGGAATAGTTCTAACTGGTGGTATGAGCTGTCTTGGAGGAATAAAAGAATTAACTAAAAAGATTTTTGAAGGGATTCCTGTTAGTGTTTCAACTCCAAAAAATTTACCAAATAATTTTAAAATTAGTTTTGATGAAACAAATATGTCAACAGTAGTTGGTTTATTAATGTATTCTTTAGGAATAAATAGAAGTTATCAGTTAGATTCAGGTAAAAAACTTATTCGTCCTGTTAGAAAAGAGAGAGTTGTTGAGAAAGTAACTATACCAAATATGAATAATACAATGAATACAACAAATAGAGAGTATATTCAAACAAAACAAAATAATGGAACAGTTTTAGAACCTTTAGTGAAAGATAAGAAAAAAGGTGTTTCTGGACTTTGGAATAAATTATCGGAGTGGTTTTAA
- a CDS encoding type II toxin-antitoxin system RelE family toxin, protein MNRYNLEFDKKASKDILALDKSVRNFILNELETFINNFDEDYEKELMKLTKIKALKGEFKGLYRLKLRTYRVIYEKQGDKLIILVLRVSHRKDVYL, encoded by the coding sequence ATGAATCGTTATAATTTAGAGTTTGATAAAAAAGCTTCAAAAGATATTTTAGCTTTAGATAAATCAGTAAGAAATTTCATTTTAAATGAACTTGAAACTTTTATAAATAATTTTGATGAAGATTATGAAAAAGAGTTAATGAAACTTACTAAAATAAAAGCTTTAAAAGGTGAGTTTAAAGGCTTATATAGATTAAAATTAAGAACATATAGAGTTATCTATGAAAAACAAGGAGATAAGCTTATTATCTTAGTTTTAAGAGTATCTCATAGAAAAGATGTTTATTTATAA
- a CDS encoding EscU/YscU/HrcU family type III secretion system export apparatus switch protein — translation MQEDINKNFIQKAVALKYQMEKDNAPKVTAKGKGVTASNIIKIAKENKIPIQKDEDLIELLSQIDIDKEIPTSMYRAVAEIFSFIYDLSNKAKK, via the coding sequence ATGCAAGAAGATATAAACAAAAACTTTATACAAAAAGCCGTTGCTTTAAAATATCAAATGGAAAAGGACAATGCTCCAAAAGTTACTGCAAAAGGAAAAGGTGTAACTGCTTCAAATATCATAAAAATTGCAAAAGAGAATAAAATTCCTATTCAAAAAGATGAAGATTTGATAGAACTTTTATCTCAAATTGATATAGATAAAGAGATTCCAACTTCTATGTATAGAGCAGTTGCTGAGATATTTTCTTTTATTTATGATTTATCAAATAAGGCTAAGAAGTAA
- a CDS encoding AAA family ATPase produces the protein MQEEYKSFKLSGVIKKVLYKNDETKYIIAVLENNQKVCGTYFDTDIEKIVGEEVVLTGNWTTHKKYGVQFEFDTLELKEAEMFFFLTKIVKGVGKKFASELLEKYSENELIEILNDRPNELLNFKGIKDKKLETIVASWHKFKHLRELGSFLGKFGVTSNLITKIYSTFGEVENLIEKIKQNPYILINIKGIGFKRADEIAKSLGIDPKSEFRIMACLNYTLREFCDNNGNSSIDKFHLYKLLDESLRFSNQELLYESAISKMLVDEELFVTSENRVALSMLYYAEKRILEFFSRRKDEKNKKIIASFDEYLVKKQETLGFELSVEQKKAVELINSGEKTLFLIGYAGTGKSTSSRAILELLEEIMSYDDIMTIALSGIASQRISDTTGYNSSTIQSLLVKHKEKDFFPYKAILLDEASMVNSVTFYQIISKIDDDTIFIIVGDDGQLPAIGAGNILADAIKYELAPICKLTKIYRQNENQAIAVIANDIRRGEIPSYKEDYEDFRFIDVSIANYYAMKNSVSSNDFADLRGENSEYILNNILNISSTYIQDYYDFIKKKKISKALTLFQVITPMKGGVLGVDNLNIQLQKLFNHTKGKAFASKIYEYKLTDKVIHIKNENMKAQTMSMYKSGSTDFLERRVYNGQLGLIIKLDFEEEKCIVLYPNDDMVVFYDFENVHHLLSLAYCLTIHKTQGMEYDNALIPMSFSHYIMHNTKLLYTAITRAKKMCFIVGEEEAFKSACKKLEITIRESVINDLLSKKEPKIDLSNVEMITI, from the coding sequence ATGCAAGAAGAGTATAAAAGTTTCAAATTATCAGGAGTTATAAAAAAAGTTTTATATAAAAATGATGAAACAAAATACATAATTGCTGTTTTAGAAAATAATCAAAAAGTTTGTGGAACATATTTTGATACTGATATTGAAAAAATAGTTGGAGAAGAGGTTGTTTTAACTGGAAATTGGACTACTCATAAAAAGTATGGAGTTCAATTTGAGTTTGATACTTTAGAACTAAAAGAAGCAGAAATGTTCTTTTTTCTTACAAAGATTGTAAAAGGTGTAGGAAAAAAATTTGCTAGTGAACTTTTAGAAAAATATAGTGAAAATGAACTAATTGAAATTTTAAATGATAGACCAAATGAACTTTTAAATTTCAAAGGTATAAAAGATAAAAAACTAGAAACTATTGTTGCATCTTGGCATAAGTTTAAACATTTAAGAGAACTAGGTTCATTTTTAGGAAAATTTGGAGTAACTTCAAACTTAATTACAAAAATATATTCAACTTTTGGTGAAGTTGAAAACTTAATAGAAAAAATTAAACAAAATCCATATATTTTGATAAATATAAAAGGAATAGGTTTTAAAAGAGCTGATGAAATAGCAAAATCTCTTGGAATTGACCCAAAATCAGAGTTTAGAATAATGGCTTGTCTAAACTATACTTTAAGAGAGTTTTGCGATAACAACGGAAACTCTTCAATAGACAAATTTCATCTATATAAACTTTTAGATGAAAGTTTGAGATTTTCAAATCAAGAACTTTTATATGAATCAGCAATTTCAAAAATGTTAGTAGATGAAGAGCTTTTTGTTACAAGTGAAAATAGAGTTGCACTTTCTATGCTTTATTATGCAGAAAAGAGAATTTTAGAGTTTTTTAGTAGAAGAAAAGATGAAAAAAATAAGAAAATTATTGCTTCTTTTGATGAATATTTAGTTAAAAAACAAGAAACTTTAGGTTTTGAACTTAGTGTTGAGCAAAAAAAAGCAGTGGAACTTATAAATAGTGGTGAAAAAACTCTATTTTTGATTGGTTACGCTGGTACTGGAAAGTCAACCTCAAGTAGGGCGATATTAGAACTTCTTGAAGAGATAATGAGTTATGATGATATTATGACTATTGCTTTAAGTGGAATAGCAAGTCAAAGAATAAGTGATACAACAGGTTATAACTCTTCAACTATTCAAAGTTTACTTGTAAAACATAAAGAGAAGGATTTTTTCCCTTATAAAGCTATTTTACTTGATGAAGCTTCTATGGTAAATTCAGTTACTTTTTATCAAATTATTTCAAAGATTGATGATGATACTATTTTTATAATCGTTGGAGATGATGGACAGCTTCCTGCTATTGGAGCTGGAAATATTTTAGCAGATGCAATAAAATATGAACTAGCACCTATTTGTAAACTTACAAAAATTTATAGACAAAATGAAAATCAAGCAATAGCAGTTATTGCAAATGATATAAGACGAGGTGAAATTCCTTCTTATAAAGAAGATTATGAAGATTTTAGGTTTATTGATGTTTCAATAGCAAACTATTATGCAATGAAAAACTCTGTTTCATCAAATGACTTTGCAGATTTAAGAGGTGAAAATAGCGAATATATTTTAAATAATATTTTAAATATCTCTTCAACTTATATCCAAGATTATTATGATTTTATAAAAAAGAAAAAAATATCAAAAGCTTTGACACTTTTTCAAGTAATTACTCCAATGAAAGGAGGAGTTTTAGGAGTTGATAATCTAAATATTCAACTTCAAAAACTTTTTAATCACACAAAAGGAAAAGCTTTTGCTTCAAAAATCTATGAATATAAACTTACAGATAAAGTAATTCATATAAAAAATGAGAATATGAAAGCTCAAACTATGAGTATGTATAAAAGTGGCTCAACAGATTTTTTAGAAAGAAGGGTTTATAACGGTCAATTAGGTCTTATAATAAAACTTGATTTTGAAGAAGAAAAATGTATCGTTTTATATCCAAATGATGATATGGTAGTATTTTATGACTTTGAAAATGTTCATCATCTTTTATCTTTGGCTTACTGTTTAACTATTCATAAAACTCAAGGAATGGAGTATGATAATGCACTTATTCCTATGAGTTTTTCTCACTATATTATGCACAATACAAAACTACTTTATACAGCAATTACAAGAGCAAAAAAAATGTGTTTTATTGTAGGAGAAGAAGAGGCTTTTAAAAGTGCTTGTAAAAAATTAGAGATTACAATTAGAGAATCAGTAATAAACGATTTATTAAGTAAAAAAGAGCCAAAAATTGATTTATCAAATGTTGAAATGATTACTATTTAA
- a CDS encoding ClbS/DfsB family four-helix bundle protein, with protein MAVPVNKEELILAINTNYIKLKKELENIPIELTTLKDLEGHSKGTLMSINNLLSYLLGWQELVLKWNVKKQNKEEVDFPETGYKWNQLGKLAQKFYDDYKNDDFNTLLFKLDKRVEEILKLIENKSNKELYEISWYEKWTLGRMIQFNTSSPYTNAKARIRKWKKSHNI; from the coding sequence ATGGCTGTTCCAGTAAATAAAGAAGAGTTAATTCTTGCAATAAATACAAACTACATAAAACTCAAAAAAGAGTTAGAAAATATTCCTATCGAACTTACAACTTTAAAAGATTTAGAAGGACATTCAAAAGGTACTTTAATGTCTATTAATAATCTTTTATCATATCTTCTTGGTTGGCAAGAATTAGTCTTAAAATGGAATGTAAAAAAACAAAATAAAGAAGAAGTTGATTTTCCAGAAACAGGTTATAAATGGAATCAATTAGGAAAACTAGCACAAAAATTTTATGATGATTATAAAAATGATGATTTTAATACTTTGCTTTTCAAACTAGATAAAAGAGTTGAAGAAATTTTAAAACTTATAGAAAATAAATCAAATAAAGAACTTTATGAAATTAGTTGGTATGAAAAATGGACTTTAGGAAGAATGATACAATTTAATACTTCATCACCATACACTAATGCTAAAGCAAGAATAAGAAAATGGAAAAAAAGTCATAATATTTAA
- the fliK gene encoding flagellar hook-length control protein FliK, which translates to MLVSNGSLLNILLPNNNKVLNDVLKEADSKNLEQMVKSSTSSTSASTILKELFTSLKDGTKSNSTIENMLKNSATFKELGNVSTNLSSLVDELSTDENLQKFKPVLENFLKDVKNIDANALKEQIKNSGIFLESKLSQTPNSKLENVLTQLQNLLKDINTPQAKQVNELIDKLLQNIKTQTNTNTQITQNQTATNEFTNNLKTLTSSLQNLNNSLNPTQTQNLSNLANQLKSLINEGTLVESKIENSTNLTDKMTNLANNTTLKDSINLQTKELLTQIKNDIIQNPNMIQNKNILPMIDNLLKMDNLFSKNDTIQNFLANSNSSGNLSTFTNNFASNLSPLLTTLKESLETLNPNNTHLQNHLTKLVDKVEHIIQDLATTPNGKLDTKVSEDMKTVLLQMQDELASKTDPKSLEIAKQVDRLLTQIDLHQLTSLVSNSNYVYLPFFWEMLEDGSIEMKQKDEEKFFCQINLTLKDFGKVDLMLGLYDKNKLDLTIYAQREHFKTAIRENMQQLKIALNSVELIPVNVKLLDMKEDNKESSKPAQTYINNYNNQDLSSGIDIRA; encoded by the coding sequence ATGTTAGTTTCAAATGGAAGTTTATTAAATATACTATTACCAAACAACAATAAAGTTTTAAATGATGTACTAAAAGAAGCTGATTCAAAAAATTTAGAACAAATGGTGAAAAGTTCAACTTCTTCAACTTCAGCAAGTACTATTTTAAAAGAGCTTTTTACAAGCCTAAAAGATGGAACAAAATCAAATTCAACTATAGAAAATATGTTAAAAAACTCTGCTACTTTTAAAGAGTTAGGAAATGTATCTACAAATTTATCGTCTTTAGTTGATGAACTTTCAACTGATGAAAACTTACAAAAGTTTAAACCTGTACTTGAAAACTTTTTAAAAGATGTCAAAAATATAGATGCAAATGCTTTGAAAGAACAGATAAAAAATTCTGGTATATTTTTAGAATCAAAACTTTCACAAACTCCCAATTCTAAACTTGAAAATGTGTTAACTCAACTTCAAAATTTGCTAAAAGATATAAACACACCTCAAGCAAAACAAGTAAATGAACTAATAGACAAGCTTTTGCAAAATATAAAAACTCAAACGAATACAAATACACAAATAACACAAAATCAAACAGCAACAAATGAATTTACAAACAATCTAAAAACTTTAACTTCATCTTTACAAAATCTAAATAACTCTTTAAATCCAACTCAAACTCAAAACCTTTCAAACTTAGCAAACCAACTAAAAAGCTTAATAAATGAAGGAACTTTGGTTGAATCTAAAATAGAAAATAGTACAAATTTAACTGATAAAATGACTAATTTAGCAAATAATACAACTTTAAAAGATAGTATAAATTTACAAACGAAAGAGCTTTTAACACAAATAAAAAATGACATTATCCAAAATCCAAATATGATACAAAATAAAAATATTTTACCAATGATTGATAATCTTTTGAAAATGGATAATTTATTTTCAAAAAATGATACTATTCAAAACTTTTTAGCAAATAGTAATTCATCAGGAAATTTAAGCACTTTTACGAATAATTTTGCTTCAAATTTATCTCCACTTTTAACAACTTTAAAAGAGAGTTTAGAAACACTCAATCCAAATAATACTCATCTACAAAATCACTTAACAAAACTTGTAGATAAAGTAGAACACATCATCCAAGATTTAGCGACAACTCCAAATGGAAAGCTTGATACAAAAGTAAGTGAAGATATGAAAACTGTTCTACTTCAAATGCAAGATGAATTAGCTTCAAAAACTGACCCAAAATCACTTGAAATAGCAAAACAAGTTGATAGACTTTTAACTCAAATTGATTTACACCAATTAACTTCTCTTGTATCAAACTCAAATTATGTATATTTACCATTTTTTTGGGAAATGCTTGAAGATGGTTCGATTGAAATGAAACAAAAAGATGAAGAGAAGTTTTTTTGTCAGATAAATCTTACTTTAAAAGACTTTGGAAAAGTTGATTTGATGCTTGGTTTATATGATAAAAACAAACTTGATTTGACTATTTATGCACAAAGAGAACATTTTAAAACTGCAATCAGAGAAAATATGCAACAGTTAAAAATTGCATTAAATAGTGTTGAGTTAATTCCTGTAAATGTAAAACTTCTTGATATGAAAGAAGATAATAAAGAAAGTAGCAAACCAGCACAAACTTATATAAATAACTATAATAACCAAGATTTATCTTCTGGAATTGATATAAGGGCTTAA
- a CDS encoding ABC-F family ATP-binding cassette domain-containing protein, which yields MIELINISKSYPTNQLYSDLNLRLNKGDKVGLVGRNGTGKSTLFKLVLGEEHAESGEIAIPKNYKIGALKQYFDFTEKTLLDETALALGEDDKYNIYKAEKILFGLGFSESDLQKEPKSFSGGYQIRINLAKLLLTEPNMLLLDEPTNYLDILSIRWLKAFLKSFDGEVILITHDRDFMDSVCTHTMGIIRKNAFMVQGGTKKFYELLEQNDEHYEKQKIAQEKKIKELEEFIAKNKARAATANLAQSKVKILEKMDILEDIEYDRNLKFDFNYKDTSAKFLLEVKDVSFGYTKENILFKDITFALNKGETIGIIGKNGKGKSTLLNVLAGELKQLTGSVDYHPSCVFGHFGQTNISHLNQNNTIMDEIHSVNVKLAESTIRNICGLMMFSGDNAKKKISLLSGGEKSRVMLGKIIAQDVNLLFLDEPTNHLDMDSIEALTNAIKAFEGSCIIVTHSEDLLRAVCDRLIVFTNDGADYFNGTYDEFLEKIGWEDDLEEPKKKVEKPKVNKKESKKLRAELVAKKSQDLKPLKAQLEELENKASTLFGIEKTKVENSILEVMEKIEQINKDFEEKMSEL from the coding sequence ATGATAGAACTAATAAACATATCAAAAAGTTATCCTACAAACCAGCTTTATAGTGATTTAAACCTACGATTAAATAAAGGTGATAAAGTTGGATTAGTTGGGAGAAACGGTACAGGAAAATCGACACTTTTTAAGCTTGTATTAGGTGAAGAACATGCTGAAAGTGGTGAAATTGCAATACCAAAAAACTATAAAATTGGAGCATTAAAACAATATTTTGATTTTACAGAAAAAACACTTTTAGACGAAACAGCTTTAGCTTTAGGAGAAGATGATAAATACAACATCTATAAAGCTGAAAAGATTTTATTTGGATTAGGATTTAGTGAAAGCGATTTACAAAAAGAGCCAAAAAGCTTTTCAGGTGGTTATCAAATACGGATAAATTTAGCAAAACTTCTTTTAACTGAACCGAATATGCTTTTACTTGATGAGCCTACAAACTACCTTGATATTTTATCTATTCGATGGCTAAAAGCTTTTTTAAAATCTTTTGATGGTGAAGTTATACTTATCACTCACGATAGAGATTTTATGGATAGTGTTTGTACTCATACTATGGGAATTATAAGAAAAAATGCTTTTATGGTACAAGGTGGGACGAAAAAGTTTTATGAATTATTAGAACAAAATGATGAACACTACGAAAAGCAAAAAATAGCACAAGAGAAAAAAATCAAAGAACTTGAAGAGTTTATTGCAAAAAATAAAGCAAGAGCAGCAACTGCAAATTTAGCTCAATCAAAAGTAAAAATTTTAGAAAAAATGGATATTTTAGAAGATATTGAATACGATAGAAATCTAAAATTTGATTTTAATTACAAAGATACAAGTGCTAAATTTTTACTTGAAGTTAAAGATGTAAGTTTTGGATATACAAAAGAAAATATTTTATTTAAAGATATAACTTTTGCATTAAACAAAGGTGAAACGATTGGAATTATAGGAAAAAATGGAAAAGGAAAATCAACACTTTTAAATGTTCTTGCAGGTGAACTAAAACAACTAACTGGAAGTGTAGATTATCATCCAAGTTGTGTATTTGGACACTTTGGGCAAACAAATATTTCTCATCTAAACCAAAATAATACAATAATGGATGAAATTCACTCTGTAAATGTAAAACTAGCTGAATCAACTATAAGAAATATTTGTGGATTGATGATGTTTAGTGGTGATAATGCAAAGAAAAAAATCTCACTTTTAAGTGGAGGTGAAAAAAGTAGAGTAATGCTTGGGAAAATTATCGCTCAAGATGTAAATTTACTATTTCTTGATGAGCCTACAAACCACCTTGATATGGATTCTATTGAAGCACTTACAAATGCTATAAAAGCTTTTGAAGGTTCTTGTATTATTGTAACTCACAGTGAAGATTTACTTAGAGCTGTTTGTGATAGATTGATTGTATTTACAAATGATGGAGCTGATTATTTCAATGGAACTTATGATGAGTTTTTAGAGAAAATTGGTTGGGAAGATGATTTAGAAGAACCAAAGAAAAAAGTTGAAAAACCAAAAGTAAATAAAAAAGAGAGCAAAAAATTAAGAGCAGAATTAGTTGCAAAAAAAAGCCAAGATTTAAAACCTTTAAAAGCACAACTTGAAGAGTTAGAAAATAAAGCTTCTACACTTTTTGGAATAGAAAAAACAAAAGTTGAAAACTCTATTTTAGAAGTTATGGAGAAAATAGAGCAGATAAATAAAGATTTTGAAGAAAAAATGAGTGAACTTTAA